A single genomic interval of Cucumis sativus cultivar 9930 chromosome 5, Cucumber_9930_V3, whole genome shotgun sequence harbors:
- the LOC101213411 gene encoding ACD11 homolog protein translates to MDNGATPLTAIAESFEGLAKLVKSLKNSSQELRLDTLCDACSLVSILFSSLGLAFKFAELEYVSKVRDLVEASKKYETLHTILDADIANDTVKTPGSHSRNLRRVRQGLDLIRALFEQFMSTDEYSLRDAASTAYTRVCAPYHSWAVRTAVSAGMYTLPTREQLLLKLNETNQSAEKKMRRYINASGPVIEYIDKLYISRKISLDW, encoded by the exons ATGGATAATGGTGCGACCCCCCTTACCGCCATAGCCGAGTCCTTCGAAGGGCTTGCCAAATTAGTAAAATCTTTGAAGAATTCTTCTCAAGAACTCCGATTGGATACGCTCTGTGATGCTTGTTCTCTTGTCTCTATTCTTTTCAGTTCTCTTGGCCTCGCCTTCAAATTCGCTGAGTTAGAGTACGTCTCCAAG gTGCGTGATCTTGTGGAAGCTTCCAAGAAATATGAGACATTGCATACGATACTTGATGCTGATATTGCAAATGACACGGTCAAAACGCCTGGAAGCCATTCTCGCAATCTGCGTCGAGTTCGGCAAGGATTGGACCTTATTAGAGCTCTGTTTGAACAGTTCATGTCCACTGA TGAATATTCATTAAGAGATGCTGCCTCAACAGCTTATACCCGAGTATGCGCGCCCTACCATAGCTGGGCAGTCAGAACAGCAGTTTCAGCTGGAATGTATACTCTTCCAACAAGGGAGCAGCTTTTGTTAAAGCTTAACGAAACCA ATCAGTCGgcagagaagaaaatgagaaggTATATCAATGCTTCGGGCCCGGTTATAGAATATATTGACAAGCTTTACATTTCTAGGAAGATCAGCTTGGACTGGTGA
- the LOC101220491 gene encoding ubiquitin receptor RAD23d has product MKIFVKTLKGSHFEIEVQPADTVADVKKNIETVQGADVYPAAQQMLIHQGKVLKDSSTLEENKVAENSFIVIMLTKNKSSSGGTSSTTHAAPVAKAPQSTAPAPAATPVSTTEVPLPTSAPPASVTASSPPAPSPTPVPVPAPAPAPTPTPTPTPAAAPAPSLATTVLPDADVYSQAASNLVAGSNLEETVQQILDMGEGVWDRDTVVRALRAAYNNPERAVDYLYSGIPEQVEAPPARVPSTVQASNPSAQPAQPAQPASAPSSTGPNANPLDLFPQGLPNLGSGAVGSGSLDFLRNSPQFQALRAMVRANPQILQPMLQELGKQNPQLIRLIQDHQPDFLRLINEPLEGEGNILGQLAEAMPQAITVTPEEREAIQRLEDMGFDRGLVVEVFFACNKNEEMAANYLLDHIHEFEGNQN; this is encoded by the exons ATGAAGATTTTTGTCAAGACTCTCAAGGGCTCACACTTCGAAATCGAAGTTCAGCCTGCAGATACG GTTGCTGATGTGAAGAAAAACATAGAAACTGTTCAGGGTGCTGATGTTTACCCTGCAGCACAGCAGATGCTTATCCATCAAGGGAAAGTCCTTAAAGATAGCTCAACACTGGAGGAAAATAAAGTTGcagaaaatagttttattgtAATAATGTTAACAAAG AATAAAAGTTCATCAGGTGGGACATCTTCTACCACACATGCTGCGCCAGTAGCAAAG GCACCACAGAGCACTGCCCCTGCACCTGCTGCTACTCCAGTGTCAACTACTGAAGTTCCATTACCAACTTCAGCACC GCCTGCTAGTGTTACTGCTTCTTCTCCTCCCGCTCCCTCTCCCACTCCTGTTCCTGTTCCTGCTCCTGCTCCTGCTCCTACTCCTACTCCTACTCCTACTCCGGCTGCAGCTCCAGCTCCATCTCTTGCAACTACTGTTTT GCCGGATGCCGATGTCTATAGCCAAGCAGCTTCTAACCTGGTTGCTGGTAGTAACTTGGAGGAGACTGTCCAACAGATTCTTGACATGGGCGAAGGGGTTTGGGACAGGGACACTGTTGTTCGGGCGCTCCGTGCTGCTTACAACAATCCAGAAAGGGCTGTTGATTACCTTTATTCT GGAATACCTGAACAAGTTGAAGCCCCACCTGCTCGAGTTCCGTCTACCGTGCAAGCAAGCAACCCTTCTGCTCAACCTGCACAGCCAGCCCAACCTGCATCTGCGCCGTCATCGACTGGCCCAAATGCTAATCCATTAGATCTCTTTCCTCAG GGCTTGCCTAATCTTGGTTCCGGAGCTGTTGGTTCCGGCAGTCTTGATTTTCTACGAAATAGTCCTCAG TTCCAAGCTTTGCGAGCAATGGTCCGAGCTAACCCTCAGATACTCCAG cCTATGCTTCAAGAGTTGGGTAAACAAAATCCTCAGCTGATTAGGCTTATTCAAGATCATCAACCTGACTTCCTTCGCTTGATTAATGAGCCCCTCGAAGGAGAAGG GAATATACTTGGGCAGCTAGCTGAGGCTATGCCCCAGGCTATAACTGTAACCCCGGAGGAGCGTGAAGCCATTCAACGG CTTGAGGATATGGGTTTCGACAGAGGTCTAGTTGTGGAGGTTTTCTTTGCATGCAACAAAAACGAGGAAATGGCTGCCAACTATCTTTTAGATCATATCCACGAATTTGAGGGTAATCAGAACTAA
- the LOC101221594 gene encoding uncharacterized protein LOC101221594, with translation MENQNSKKRDRDDSAESETGSPEVKRLRDDLLGFFDDSDPEPPTQDLDSLMRSFEEEIATASSSPVPVVDLTADSADSQPELGYLLEASDDELGLPPSNSQQDFARISTDSSDIGEMWRFVDQIPNYDAFELEGGDVYSGSDTAEYVAFDGLLEYSNLCFDASDNSDFLWRQESLPAQ, from the coding sequence atggAGAATCAAAACTCCAAGAAGCGGGATCGGGACGACTCGGCCGAGTCCGAAACCGGTTCGCCCGAGGTGAAGCGGCTCAGAGACGACCTTCTAGGTTTCTTCGACGATTCCGATCCTGAACCACCCACTCAGGATCTCGATTCGTTGATGAGAAGCTTTGAGGAAGAAATCGCTACCGCATCTTCTTCTCCGGTGCCGGTTGTGGATTTGACGGCGGATTCCGCTGATTCTCAACCGGAGTTAGGTTACCTCTTGGAAGCCTCTGACGACGAGCTCGGTCTCCCGCCTTCCAATAGCCAACAGGATTTTGCTCGAATATCGACTGATTCGTCTGACATCGGTGAGATGTGGAGGTTTGTGGATCAGATCCCGAACTACGACGCTTTCGAACTGGAAGGCGGAGATGTATACAGCGGCAGTGATACGGCGGAGTATGTGGCGTTTGATGGGCTGTTGGAGTATTCGAATCTGTGCTTTGACGCGTCGGATAACTCTGATTTTCTTTGGCGGCAAGAATCTCTGCCGGCGCAGTAG